CCAGTAGCCCTGACCAATCACCACCTCATGACGCGGGCCTTCATCATCATAACGACCCGGCTCATCCTCGGGTGAGCCCATCATGAATCGACCGGGCGGGATCCAGCGCAATTTTTGAACAACTCCTTCCAGGGAAAACGTCACCCACGCCCCATCATCATCCCGCCCCCACGCCTCAGCCCACGGCGGTGGCGCGCCGGATTTCCAGAAGGGGGGAGGATCCACCACCGCAGCAGACTTATCCTCCGTTAGCTGAATCAGTCTGTTGCGAGTCGTGATGGTGGCCAGCAGGCTGCCCTCCTGAGATCCGCCCACCTCGATACGGCATTCCCTTTGCCGCAATGGAAAGGTTCTGGGTGCCAGGGTGGAGGCTACTTGGGCGGGATCAAAACCGGGCGGCGGCGGTCGCTGCGGGTCGGTGTGGTAGGCTTGATACCAAGCGGCCAGGAAGATGCGGGAGAGTCCCGGATCATACCAAAAAGCCGTCGGGATGCGTTCCATCCCACGGCTCCCCCAAGCCAGAATGGTGCGCTTCAGTGGACTGTCATCGTCCGACCACGCCAGCCGCCCGGCCTTCTCCAGGGTACTCCGGGCAGCCTGGAGAAGGCCGGGCGGGACCAACCGTTGAGAGCGGGGAGTCAGGCTCAACACCTCTTCGTAGTAGATCTCTGCCGGGAGGCACGCCCGCCAGTTCAGCAACTGCTCCAGGACAGCCCGGCGGACCTCTTCCGGCTCCTCCTCGAAGGCCTGTCGAAGACGACCGGCATCGTCCGGGTGTAGGGACGCAGCCTCGGCATGATTGCTCGACAGGGATGGGTGTTGCCATACGTCGGATTCCGCACCGGCATCCGCCCCGCCAGCCCCCGGGCAGAGACGAACATCGCGCAGGAGCCCCGGTTCGATGCGTACCGCCGGGGATACCAGGCGCAACAGGCGTTCCGCGTGAGTGGCGGGGGATACCGCCGGGGCGTGAGAAGAGACCGACCGTTCCCATTCCAGCAGGGTCCAATGACGCAGCCGCCCAACCGGCCAGCGGTGGCGGGCGGCAGGCATCAAGGCCACGGCGCGGCACCCCGCCGCCCGCAGCCGAGCGCCCAGCTTCTCCCACCGCCCAACCAGCTCCTCAGGTGAGGTGGCCAGGCAACCCAAATCCCCCAGCACCATCACCAGGCTGCCGGGGGGCGGCAACACATAGGTTTCGGAGCCACGGCGGGTCAGCATGAACGGCCCAGCTCCCCCTTCGAACATGCGGGCGTATGCGACGCCCTCGTGGGGAAACAGCCGACGAAGGTGGAAGGCCATCAGATCCTGGTCCTCCCAGAAGGGGGTGAGACGCCGGCTGCGGTCATCGATGATCTGGACTTCCGACCCCCAGCGCAGGCGCTTCTTACGGGGCAGGCGACGCACGAACCTCCCCTCGCCAAGGAGTTTCACCAAGCGGTTCAGGTCAGGAATGCCGCTCTCTGCCGGCTGTGCGGCGGCACGCCTCAACCGGGGCAACGCCTCGCTCCAAGTGGTGAGTGGCCGCATGGCGGGCGCAGCCCCGGAGAGCAGGTTCCCGATCAGGGTTTCCGGAGGCGGAGGCGGCGGTGCCGTATCGTCCCCGTGGCCCTTCCCGGTGGCCTCATAGGCCACGGGCTGCCAGAAAACCGCCTCCTCGACCACCGGGGCCTGCGGCTCGGGCGCAGACCGGAAAACGTCGTCACGTCCTGCCGATGGCTTGTCATCCCGATCGACCTTGCCGCCGTTTTTTTCCCTGCGACGCAGCTGTTCCTCAAAACCGATCACACGCGCCATGGCGGCTAGCGCCGATGGCCCGTGGGCCAAAGCCCGGACGAGATCGGCACGTCCCCGCAGCGTGGTCACGTCGGCGCCTCGGGATGCTTGCGTAAGGCGAAGCGCCCAATCCGCTTGAGCGTCCGGCGCTGTCCACGCGGATCGTCGGGGTGCAGGGCAAGAACGGCACGCACCAGGTCCAGGTACTCTGCCTGTCCCGGCAACGGAAACCAGTTGCGGTTTCTGGCCTCCAACCGATCAGCGGCCAACTGTAGGGCGGCGGCTTTCAAAACCCCCTTGTTGGCAGCGGGAAAATGCCGACTGCCACGGCGCGTCAGAAAAGCAACCAGTTTGTCGTCATCAACCGGCAACTCAAGAAACAGTACCAGGCAACGGCGAAGAAAAGCATCAGGCAGCGCCCGCTCCTCGTTGGTAGTGATCATCACCAGAGGCGGCACGCCGGTCATTCGGATCGGCTCGATCCGTCCGGGAGGAGTGAAACGACCAGCACCCAGGGCTTCCAACAGGCTGTTGGGAACGTCGGTTTCAGCCTTGTCGATCTCATCGATGAGAATGACTGCACCGTCGCTCTGGGCGTTCCATCCCTCCGGCTCCTCGAAGGTGCCCAGATTCCCATGACGCGCCCTGCCTTTGGCATCCTGCCAATCGAACGCCCACCACAGCGGACCGGGACGCAAGTAGCGGTCGATGGCCAGCCGCTCGCTGA
This sequence is a window from Magnetococcales bacterium. Protein-coding genes within it:
- a CDS encoding AAA family ATPase → MNPSSYLTFKQGHYTPLPPQGGVSGVVHVFDTDSIEAVNAALAARRPLLVRGEPGIGKSQLAHAVAVELGRAYVSHVVDARTEPGDLLWQFDAVERLAEAQLASALGLDPDRISERLAIDRYLRPGPLWWAFDWQDAKGRARHGNLGTFEEPEGWNAQSDGAVILIDEIDKAETDVPNSLLEALGAGRFTPPGRIEPIRMTGVPPLVMITTNEERALPDAFLRRCLVLFLELPVDDDKLVAFLTRRGSRHFPAANKGVLKAAALQLAADRLEARNRNWFPLPGQAEYLDLVRAVLALHPDDPRGQRRTLKRIGRFALRKHPEAPT